Proteins found in one Pocillopora verrucosa isolate sample1 chromosome 12, ASM3666991v2, whole genome shotgun sequence genomic segment:
- the LOC131784733 gene encoding angiopoietin-related protein 7-like gives MTVTFSESDAVDIIGKIKVNIQSLFDASKEWQQLFLGGSACNTKRMTIRGIQQGTGAALLLSALFANYQIIPSTSAAPIDCQKNTAVCLEEIMKELTQVRFGIKLLTENITLVRSKNCAELYKSGRRISGVYTIDPDGLGAFNVYCDHTTAGGGWTVIQKRMDGSVDFNRTWNEYKDGFGNLVGEFWLGLDKINRLTRNKTKNKLRVDLGVKNVKTVHPEYSWFGIGNETAEYQLYIGNFINATVSPDSLSPHGDFVFGTWDRDPAGCTQKRGGGWWYGNSSKCFVLSNLNGIYPRCGYKTWADIHWGRLNLTSAASSAPTSTVMKIRPVEFTHEA, from the exons TGTTTCTAGGTGGTAGCGCATGCAACACGAAAAGGATGACAATAAGAGGTATCCAACAAGGAACGG GTGCAGCTCTGCTGCTCTCGGCACTTTTtgcaaattatcaaattataCCTTCAACCAGTGCAGCGCCGATAGATTGCCAGAAGAACACTGCTGTCTGCTTAGAAGAAATTATGAAGGAACTGACCCAAGTACGATTTGGGATTAAACTTCTCACGGAGAACATAACATTGGTGAGAT ctaaaaactgtgctgagctgtacaaatccGGTCGAAGgatcagcggtgtttacacaatcgacccaGATGGTTTAGGCGCCTTCAATGTATATTGTGACCATACAACAGCTGGTGGGggatggacagtgatccagaaGAGAATGGATGGCTCCGTTGATTTTAACCGCACCTGGAATGAATACAAAGATGGCTTCGGTAACTTGGtcggtgaattttggctcggactggatAAGATAAACCGTCTCAcaagaaacaagacaaaaaacaagcttcgagtagatctgggagtaaaaaatgtgaaaactgtTCACCCTGAGTATAGCTGGTTTGGCATTGGGAACGAGACAGCTGAGTACCAGCTGTACATTGGCAATTTTATAA ATGCCACTGTTTCCCCTGATTCCCTAAGTCCTCACGGAGATTTCGTTTTCGGTACCTGGGATAGGGATCCCGCTGGTTGTACTCAAAAAAGAGGTGGAGGCTGGTGGTATGGCAACAGCagcaaatgttttgttttgtcaaatctcaatggtattTATCCGCGTTGTGGATATAAAACCTGGGCCGATATTCACTGGGGAAGATTAAATCTTACCAGTGCCGCGAGCAGCGCTCCAACATCAACTGtaatgaaaattagaccagtGGAATTTACGCACGAGGCCTAA